A stretch of Gossypium hirsutum isolate 1008001.06 chromosome A06, Gossypium_hirsutum_v2.1, whole genome shotgun sequence DNA encodes these proteins:
- the LOC107895835 gene encoding uncharacterized protein: MNEINNSLPQLLSMLQTAESNMKNVGPKPILMVRKDKGKGKLNAKAKPKDNGKAKPNKGNTALKPKGGIAKEGKYFHCGKTIHWKRNYPAYLKEVKKSKESGASTSGSYVIDINLSASNSWALDTDCFSHICTSIRGLQRSRNLTKGDVDM; this comes from the coding sequence ATGAATGAGATTAATAACAGTTTGCCACAGTTACTTAGCATGTTACAAACTGCTGAAAGTAACATGAAAAATGTTGGACCTAAGCCTATTTTGATGGTTCGCAAAGACAAAGGCAAAGGAAAGCTTAATGCTAAGGCAAAGCCTAAAGATAATGGCAAGGCCAAACCTAACAAAGGAAATACCgcattgaaacctaaaggaggAATTGCTAAGGAAGGAAAATATTTCCATTGTGGTAAGACCATACACTGGAAAAGGAACTACCCTGCCTATCTCAAAGAGGTCAAGAAATCTAAGGAGAGTGGAGCGTCCACTTCAGGTagttatgttattgatattaatttatcagcATCTAATTCTTGGGCATTAGATACCGATTGTTTTTCTCATATTTGTACCTCTATACGGGGACTGCAAAGGAGTAGGAATTTGACTAAAGGAGATGTGGACATgtga